One region of Chryseobacterium wanjuense genomic DNA includes:
- a CDS encoding VOC family protein, giving the protein MIKGLYETHIQVSNLEKAVEFYTKVLGLELAHKEESRRIAFLWIGKNKESMLGLWEQRENLQTRHFAFTADKEDILNNSVEFLKNKNLKPYNFLKDGIEKPMVFAWMPALAIYFNDPDGNQLEFISILEGEGKPELGVLSYEEWLEKARA; this is encoded by the coding sequence ATGATTAAAGGATTATATGAAACTCACATTCAGGTAAGTAATCTGGAAAAAGCTGTAGAATTCTATACTAAAGTTTTAGGACTGGAATTAGCCCATAAAGAAGAAAGCCGTAGAATTGCATTTTTATGGATCGGAAAAAATAAGGAATCAATGCTGGGTCTATGGGAACAGAGAGAAAATTTGCAGACCAGACATTTTGCTTTTACAGCTGATAAAGAAGATATACTGAACAATTCCGTTGAGTTTCTGAAAAATAAAAATTTAAAACCATACAATTTTTTGAAAGACGGAATTGAAAAACCTATGGTTTTCGCCTGGATGCCGGCTTTGGCAATTTATTTTAATGATCCCGACGGAAATCAGCTGGAATTTATCTCGATATTGGAAGGAGAAGGAAAACCGGAATTGGGTGTGCTTTCTTATGAAGAATGGCTGGAGAAAGCAAGAGCATAA
- a CDS encoding helix-turn-helix domain-containing protein produces MKEANTPYHYNSLSEVHRLLGLPKPLHPLISLINNTANTLPTGHLPAIRTSVFYKISLKFNLTGKLKYGRQYYDFDEGGMFFVSPHQVTADSDHNGDHSGYTLIVHPDFLLTYPLASKIKQYGFFSYSANEALHLSAKEKETIITLFKNIEEELNERFDDMTQDVIISQIESLLNYSNRFYRRQFITRKAVNADLLLKTEILLDEYFNTEKSLFKGVPTVQYLADHLNLSPSYLSDMLRSLTGQNAQQHIQNRLIDKAKERLSTTHLSVSEIAYELGFEHSQSFSRLFKSKTKLSPVEFRQLFT; encoded by the coding sequence ATGAAGGAAGCCAATACTCCTTACCATTATAATTCCTTGTCAGAAGTGCATCGGCTACTTGGGCTTCCCAAACCGTTGCACCCACTGATAAGCCTTATTAATAATACTGCCAATACATTGCCGACAGGTCACCTGCCGGCTATTCGTACATCTGTTTTTTATAAAATATCTTTGAAATTTAATCTGACAGGTAAGTTAAAATATGGCAGGCAGTACTATGACTTCGATGAAGGCGGAATGTTTTTTGTTTCTCCCCATCAGGTAACTGCAGATAGTGACCATAATGGTGATCATTCAGGATATACTCTCATTGTTCATCCTGATTTTTTATTAACGTACCCGCTTGCCTCAAAAATTAAGCAATATGGTTTTTTTTCTTATTCGGCAAATGAGGCACTGCATCTTTCCGCTAAGGAAAAGGAAACGATAATCACTCTTTTTAAAAACATTGAAGAAGAACTGAATGAAAGATTCGATGATATGACCCAGGATGTCATCATTTCCCAGATCGAATCACTTCTAAACTACAGCAACCGCTTTTACAGACGCCAGTTTATTACCCGAAAGGCTGTTAATGCCGATTTACTGTTAAAAACCGAAATCCTTCTCGATGAATATTTTAATACAGAAAAAAGTCTGTTTAAAGGAGTGCCTACAGTTCAGTATCTGGCAGATCATCTTAATCTATCACCAAGTTATTTAAGTGATATGCTGAGAAGCCTTACGGGGCAAAATGCGCAACAACACATTCAGAATCGCCTTATAGATAAGGCGAAGGAAAGATTGTCAACCACCCATTTGTCGGTAAGCGAGATCGCGTATGAACTTGGGTTTGAACATTCGCAATCGTTCAGCAGGCTGTTTAAAAGCAAAACAAAATTAAGTCCGGTAGAGTTCAGACAATTGTTTACCTAA
- a CDS encoding 3'-5' exonuclease, giving the protein MKTTDNILIIDLEATCWNDRPPRGQESEIVEIGVCIMDAKTGKISQNEGILVKPQFSKVSPFCTELTSITQQMLDDEGILFEDALDILRAEYDSEDLTWASYGNYDLNMLQNQARRFNLDYPLSDDHINVKTLFGELHPTVRKSVGMARALGELNLTLEGTHHRGVDDAKNIAKILHWCLQKLST; this is encoded by the coding sequence ATGAAAACAACAGACAACATATTAATTATAGACCTCGAAGCCACGTGTTGGAATGACCGCCCGCCGAGAGGCCAGGAAAGTGAAATTGTAGAAATCGGAGTTTGTATTATGGATGCAAAAACCGGTAAAATTTCGCAAAATGAGGGGATTTTAGTGAAACCTCAATTTTCAAAAGTGAGCCCGTTTTGTACGGAACTGACTTCCATTACCCAACAAATGCTTGATGATGAAGGTATTTTATTCGAAGATGCATTGGATATTCTGAGAGCGGAATACGATTCTGAAGACCTGACTTGGGCAAGTTATGGAAACTATGATTTGAATATGCTTCAAAACCAGGCAAGAAGATTCAATCTGGATTATCCTTTGAGTGATGATCATATCAATGTGAAAACTTTGTTCGGGGAACTACACCCGACTGTTCGCAAAAGTGTGGGCATGGCAAGAGCTTTGGGCGAGCTGAATCTCACGCTCGAAGGTACACATCACAGAGGTGTGGATGATGCGAAGAATATTGCGAAAATTTTGCATTGGTGTCTTCAGAAACTATCTACGTAA
- a CDS encoding metallophosphoesterase family protein, translating to MKPNIFFTADHHFGHENIIKFSERPFESLDHMNEELIKRWNEKIGVSDTVYHLGDLSLGKPDFTKEILDQLNGNIHLIKGNHEGAALTYPKRFDSIRDYHELRIDEPENSNGKQKIILFHYAMRTWNGSHRGIWQLYGHSHGTLPDDEMALSIDVGVDCHNFYPISYEEVKEIMKKKKWTPPFAPRN from the coding sequence ATGAAACCCAATATATTTTTCACAGCAGACCATCATTTTGGTCACGAAAATATTATAAAATTCTCTGAAAGACCTTTTGAGTCTTTGGATCATATGAATGAAGAACTCATTAAAAGATGGAATGAGAAAATCGGAGTTAGTGACACGGTCTACCATTTAGGAGATTTAAGTTTAGGAAAACCGGATTTTACCAAAGAAATTCTGGATCAATTAAACGGAAATATCCATTTGATAAAAGGTAATCACGAAGGTGCAGCGCTGACTTACCCAAAACGATTTGATTCCATTCGAGATTACCACGAATTAAGAATTGATGAACCGGAAAATAGTAATGGCAAACAGAAAATCATTCTTTTTCATTACGCCATGCGTACCTGGAATGGCTCACATCGTGGGATTTGGCAGCTTTACGGACATTCCCACGGAACATTGCCGGATGATGAAATGGCTTTAAGCATCGATGTTGGAGTAGACTGTCATAATTTTTACCCAATTTCTTACGAGGAAGTGAAAGAGATCATGAAAAAGAAAAAATGGACGCCGCCATTTGCACCGAGAAATTAG
- a CDS encoding SDR family oxidoreductase, whose protein sequence is MKKVLITGANKGIGLEMARQLSQKGYYVFIGSRNLKSGLDAVELLTSEGLVNIEAIQLDVTDQESINAARNEIGNKTDMLDILINNAGINGIEFQGDIPLMHTALGTGVDKFKEVYDVNVFGVIRTTQAFIDLLQKSPTPRIVNVSSSQGSLTLHSDPEYKYYHAKGAVYQSSKSALNMYTIALAYELRNTDFKVNAVSPPSTATDFNHHLGTGSVEVAAEHILRYALIDNDGPTGKFFCPDNNPETGEIPW, encoded by the coding sequence ATGAAAAAAGTATTAATTACAGGAGCCAATAAAGGAATTGGTTTGGAGATGGCAAGACAGTTATCCCAAAAAGGATATTATGTTTTTATAGGAAGCCGCAATCTTAAATCTGGTCTGGATGCTGTAGAATTACTTACATCCGAAGGTCTTGTAAATATTGAAGCAATACAGCTGGATGTCACAGATCAGGAATCAATAAATGCAGCACGCAATGAAATCGGTAATAAAACAGATATGCTGGATATATTGATAAATAATGCAGGTATTAACGGGATAGAATTTCAAGGAGATATTCCGTTGATGCACACTGCACTCGGTACGGGTGTTGATAAATTTAAAGAAGTATATGATGTAAATGTATTTGGTGTCATTAGAACAACGCAGGCATTTATTGATCTGCTTCAGAAATCGCCGACACCAAGAATTGTAAATGTAAGCTCAAGCCAGGGGTCACTTACCTTGCACAGCGACCCTGAATACAAATATTATCATGCAAAAGGTGCTGTGTATCAGTCTTCAAAATCTGCATTAAATATGTATACTATTGCATTGGCTTATGAGCTGCGTAACACAGATTTTAAGGTAAACGCTGTGAGTCCACCGTCTACTGCTACAGACTTTAATCATCACCTTGGAACGGGAAGCGTAGAGGTAGCTGCAGAACATATTCTTCGTTATGCACTCATTGATAATGACGGGCCAACAGGTAAGTTTTTCTGCCCCGATAATAATCCTGAGACAGGAGAAATTCCTTGGTAA
- a CDS encoding 3'-5' exonuclease: protein MKTTNEILIVDLEATCWENDRIPPGQKTDIIEIGICELNRTTKAISRKQSIYVIPERSKINKFCTDLTGITPQLIEEKGIYFEEACEKIRDEYDSALLTWAGFGNFDKEQIMEQCDWFGIENPFSENYINVMHQFKNYNGLHKMMGLKRALKFLNMNFEGNHHSGADDAYNAAKILRKILE from the coding sequence ATGAAAACAACAAACGAAATATTAATCGTCGATTTGGAAGCCACGTGTTGGGAAAACGACAGAATCCCGCCTGGTCAAAAAACCGATATTATAGAAATAGGAATTTGCGAATTAAACAGAACAACCAAAGCAATTTCCAGGAAACAAAGCATTTATGTCATTCCTGAAAGGTCTAAAATCAACAAATTTTGTACAGATCTCACCGGAATTACTCCACAATTAATTGAAGAAAAAGGAATATATTTCGAAGAAGCCTGCGAAAAAATCAGGGATGAATATGATTCAGCCTTACTTACCTGGGCCGGTTTTGGAAACTTCGATAAAGAGCAGATCATGGAACAATGTGATTGGTTTGGAATCGAAAATCCTTTTTCGGAAAATTATATCAATGTGATGCATCAATTCAAAAATTATAACGGACTTCATAAAATGATGGGCTTAAAACGAGCCCTGAAGTTCCTGAATATGAATTTTGAAGGAAATCATCACAGCGGAGCAGACGATGCTTACAACGCTGCCAAAATTTTAAGGAAGATTTTGGAGTAA